The Streptomyces sp. NBC_00286 nucleotide sequence ACGCAACCCCGACTCCCGCACCGTACGAACGAACAAAGGAAGCCGACCTCATGCTGCGCATCGCCGTCCCCAACAAGGGTTCCCTGTCAGGCCCTGCGGCGGAGATGCTGCATGAGGCCGGCTACCAGCAGCGCCGGGAGTCCAAAGAACTGCGGATCGTCGACCCTGAGAACGACGTCGAGTTCTTCTACCTCCGCCCCCGCGACATCGCGATCTACGTCTCCTCCGGGCAGCTCGACATCGGCATCACCGGCCGCGACCTGCTCATCGACTCCGGCGCCGACGCCGAGGAGATCCTGCCGCTCGGCTTCGCCCGCTCCACATTCCGCTACGCCACAAAGCCCGGCACGGCGAACGGCGTCACCGACCTGAACGGCATGACGGTCGCCACCTCGTACGAGGGCATCGTCGCCAAGCACCTCGCCGACAACGGCATCGACGCCTCCGTCGTCCACCTCGACGGCGCCGTCGAGACCGCGATCGAGCTGGGCGTCGCCGAGGTCATCGCGGACGTCGTCGAGACCGGTACCTCGCTGCGCAACGCGGGCCTCGCGGTCATCGGCGAGCCCATCATGAAGTCCGAGGCCGTCGTCATCCGCCGTACGGGGACGGACGGCGAGGAGCCGAAGGTGCAGCAGTTCCTGCGCCGTCTCCAGGGCGTCCTGGTCGCGCGGACGTACGTGATGATGGACTACGACTGCCGCGTCGAGGAGCTGGAGAAGGCCGTGGCCCTCACGCCCGGGCTGGAGTCGCCGACGGTGTCGCCGCTGCACAACGAGGGCTGGGTCGCCGTCCGGGCGATGGTTCCGGCCAAGGAAGCCCAGCGGATCATGGACGACCTGTACGACATCGGCGCCCGGGCCATCCTGACCACGGCCATCCACGCCTGCCGTCTCTGACCGGGATCCGGAGCACGCCCATGTCGGATCTGCCCACCCTGCCCGTCACCTTCAGGCCGGGACGCACCCGTGCCGTCCTGCTGACCGCCGGTGCCACGATCTTCGTGGTCATCACGACGGTCGCGATGCTGCTGGAGAAGCTCAGCCCGGGCGAGCGCCTCAGCTTCGTCTTCACCGGGGCACTGCTCTGCGGGGTCCTCGTCCTGCTCTCACGGCCGAAAGTCGTCGCCGACGAGTCCGGGGTCACCGTCGTCAACATCGCCAGCCGACGGCACCTTGCCTGGGCGGAGATTCTGCAGGTCAACCTGCGTCCCGGCGACCCGTGGGTGTTCCTGAACCTCAGCGACGGCACCAGCCTGCCCGCGCTCGGTATCCAGCCGGGCATCGCGAAGCAGCGGGCGATCAGGGACGCCCGTACGCTGCGGGCGCTGGCCGAGGCCCAGGCGATCGGCGAGATCGACGAACCGCACGACGAACCGGGCGACGGCCGCTCCGGCGAACATCACGGCTGATCGCAGGAATTCACCCTGCCGTTTTCGCCGGTGTCTTGATTAATCTGGTGCCGGACGCGTTTTCGTTGCGCCTCCGCCCCTGATGTTCCGCCCCGGAAGTCAGGGGCTCCTGCTACTCGAGGAGTGACTCCCTCCAGCGATGGACGGATCGTCCTGTAGTACCTGCGCCGCCCCCTCCCGGCCCATCGAGGCGGCGGCATGACCATCCCCCTGCTGCTCCTTGCGGCGGCGTTCCTGCTGATCCTCGCCAACGGCTTCTTCGTGGCGGCCGAGTTCGGCCTCGTCACGGTGGAGCGCCCCGACGCCGAGAAGGCCGCGGCAGAGGGTGACCGACGGGCCCACCGGGTCGTCGAGTCCCTCAAGGAGCTGTCCTTCCAGCTCTCCGGCACCCAGCTCGGCATCACCATCACCTCCCTCGTCGTCGGCATGCTCGCCGAACCGGCGCTCGCCGAGCTGCTGGGCGGCCCGTTCACCTCGGTCGGCATCCCCGAAGGCGCCGTACCCGGCGTCTCCGTGATCGTCGGCATGCTGCTGGCCTCGGCCGTGCAGATGGTGATCGGCGAGCTCGTGCCCAAGAACTGGGCGGTGTCCAGGCCGATGCAGGTCGCGCGCTTCGTCGCGGGACCTCAGCACCTGTTCGCCCGTCTGTTCAGGCCGGTGATCGCCGGCCTGAACGCCGTCGCCAACCGGCTCGTCCGTGTCTTCGGCGTTGAGCCGACCGTGGAGCTGGCCTCCGCCCGCACCCCCGGCGAACTCATCTCCCTGGCCCGGCACTCCGCCCGGGCCGGCGCTCTGGAACAGGACACCGCCGACCTCTTCGTCCGCACCATCTCGCTGGCCGATCTCACCGCGCAGCACGTCATGACGCCGCGCGTGAAGGTCAGCGCCCTGCAGTCCTCCGCGACCGCCGAGGACGTCGTCAACCTCACCCGCGCCACCGGCCTGTCCCGCTTCCCCGTCTACCGGGAGCGCATCGACGAAATCGTCGGCATGGTGCACCTCAAGGACGCCCTCGCGGTGCCCACGCACGACCGGCTGCGCACGCCCGTCGCCCGGATTGCGCAGGCCCCGCTGCTCGTCCCGGAGACATTGCCGGTCAAGCCCCTCCTGGAGCGGCTGCGCAGCGAGCAGCCCATCGCGGTCGTCGTCGACGAGTACGGCGGCACGGCCGGAGTCGTGACCCTTGAGGACATCGTCGAGGAACTCGTCGGCGAGGTCCGCGACGAGCACGACGGTCACGATCTGCCCGAGCTCGCCGTGGCCCCGTCCGAGGACGGCCGCCCGGCCTGGGACGCCGACGGCAGCTGCCGCGTCGACGTCCTCCAGCGCATCGGCCTCGATGTGCCCGAGGGTCCGTACGAGACGGTCGCCGGCCTCGTCGCCGATCTGCTCGGCCGCATCCCGGCCCCCGGCGACAAGGCCGAACTCCCGGGCTGGCGCCTGTCGGTGCGGCAGGTCGGGCACTACCGGGCCGAGCGGGTACGTCTGGTCAAGACCGCGGACGCCGTGGTGGAGGCCGTCCGATGAGCATGCTCCAACTCCTGTTCGCCGCCCTGCTCGTACTCGCCAACGGATTCTTCGTCGGCGCCGAGTTCGCCCTCGTCTCCGTACGCCGCAGCCAGATCGAACCGCTTGGCACCGCACGCGCCCGGCAGGTCATGTACGGCCTGGAGAACCTGCCGCAGATGATGGCGGCCGCCCAGTTCGGCATCACCGTCTGCTCCTTGACGCTGGGCGCCGTCGCCGAGCCCACCGTGGCCCACCTCCTGGAGCCCGTCTTCCACGCGGTGCACCTGCCGGAGGGTGCGATCCACCCCCTCGGCTACGTCCTCGCCCTCGCCGTGGTCGTTTTCCTCCACCTCGTCGTCGGCGAGATGCTGCCGAAGAACCTGGCGATGGCCGCGCCGGAGAAGACCGCTCTGTGGCTCAGCCCCGGCCTGGTCGCCTTCGCCCGGCTGTGCAAGCCGGTCACCTCGGGCCTCGGCGCCTGCTCCCGCCTGATCCTCAGGCTCTTCCGGGTCGAGCCGAAGGACGAGGTCGAGGCCGTCTTCACCAGCGAGCAGCTCAACCGGCTGGTGGAGGACGCGGGCCAGGCCGGGTTCCTCGACCCCGAGGAGCAGGAACGCCTGGAGGACGCCCTCGAGCTGGGCTCCCGCCCCGTCACGGATGTGCTTCTGGACCGTGAGTCACTGGTGACGGTCGGCCTCTCGGTCACCCCGGGCCAGGTCGTCGCACTCACCGCCCGCACCGGCTACTCCCGTTTCCCGGTGTGCGCGGAGAACGGCGCCTTCATGGGCTATCTGCACGTGAAGGACGTACTCGACCTGGAGGACTCCGACCGGGCCGTGCCGCAGCAGATCTGGCGCCCGATGACGACCCTGCGCTCGGAGCTCCCGCTGGACGACGCCCTGACCGTGATGCGCCGCGCCGCGACGCACCTCGCCCAGGTCGCCGACGCCTCAGGCCGCGTACTCGGCTTGGTCGCCCTGGAGGACGTACTGGAACTCCTGGTCGGCGAGGTACGCGACCCGGCGCACCGGACCGCCCCGGAGACCCAGCAGACTCAGCAGGTGACGACGCTGGCGGAGCCCGTCCCGAGCGGTGCCCCTGAGGAGGCTCTGGCGAGCTGAGGGGTAGGGGGCTGTTGCGGGAACTTGTGACACTTGCACGTGCAAGTGTCACAAGTTCCCGCAACAGCCTTGGTCCCCCGAGGGCCGCTCGGTCACAGCGCCGACGGATCCTGGGGCCCGCGGCCCGACAACACCTCGCCGTACGCCTGCATCAGGTCCGGCAGGCGGAGGGTGGACAGGTCGTCGCGGGTCAGCTCGCCGGTGTAGCCGGACAGCCGCAGATCGCGGTAGGCGCAGCTCTTCTCGTACAGGGTGCGCAGGAAGCGGCCGTTGCCGAGTTCGTCGATCCAGCCCTGGTCGACGACATGCCCGCTGATGGAGCGCAGCTCGTCGAGCGCCTCCTCGTCCCATACGTCGCCGTTCTCGGCGGCCAGCACCTCGCCGATCGAGGTGAGTTCGAGGGGACGGTACGAGGGGAAGTCGACGCGGGTCGTGAAGCGGGACGAAAGCCCGGGGTTGGCGGCGAGCAGGCGGTCCATGCCCTCCGGGTACCCGGCGAGGATCACCACCAGGTGGTCGCGGTTGTCCTCGGCGCGCTTGAGCAGCACCTGCAGCGCCTCGTCGCCGTAGGCGTCGCCCTTGCCGTAGCCGGAGTTGGACAGCGAGTACGCCTCGTCGACGAAGAGGACGCCGCCGATCGCGGAGTCGATCAGTTCGTTCGCCTTCACAGCGGTCTGGCCGAGGTACTCGCCCACCAGGTCGGCGCGCTGGGCCTCCACGAGGTGGTCGCCGCCGAGCAGCCCGAGTGCGTAGAAGACCCGGCCCAGGATGCGGGCCACAGTGGTCTTGCCGGTGCCGGAAGGGCCCGAGAACACGAAGTGCCGCTTCGGCGGCTGCACAGGCAGGCCCTGGCCGGCACGCAGCCGAGCCATGTTCAACTGCGCGGACAGCGCTTTCACCTGGCGCTTCACCGGCTCCAGGCCGACCATCCGCTCCAGCTCGGCGAGCGCCTCCTCCAGCAACCCAGGATCGGTGGGGCCGGTCGGCGGATGCGAAGGCCGGACCGGCACTATGGCCTTCTCGCGGACCGTGTCGGCATCCGGCGACAGCCCGCCCGGCGGCGGCAGATCGGCCTCGGAAAGCTTGAGATCCCGGCCCTCCGCACCGAACAATGCGTCCACACCATCCGGTCCGTCGATCATGTCCTGGACGCCGGTGAGCGTGATCGCCGCGAGATCCGCCGCGTCGTCGTACCCGTCGCCCTCGGAGATCGCCGCGAGCCGCGCCGAGGTGTCCATGAAGGCGGGGTCGACCCGGTGCACCGCCCGGTACAGGGGCAGCGCCGCCGCCGACCGTCCGGTGCCCTCATGCGCCCGCGCCAGCCAGTACCGCAGTTCCTTGCGCTGCGGCTGCTCGCTGCGACAACGCATCAGCGCCGCCGACAGCAGAGGCTCGGCCTGCCCGTACATCTCCAGGCGTACGCGCGCCATGCCGCCGAAGAGCCCGGCCTCGATGCCGAGCATCGGATCGTCGATCAGCGGATCGGTGTGCCGGGCCAGCTGCTCCCAGTCCTTGACGAGGTAGGCCCGGCAGGCGTGCAGAAACCGCACCTGCCGGTCGGCGTCCACCGGCGGCAGTCCCGCGAGCGCCCGGTCCAGCTCCGGGACATGACGTCCGTCGAGCCAGTGCGAGGCGTGCGCGAGCAGCAGATCGCGCGGGCTCTCCAGGACGGGCTGCACCCACCAGCCCAGCCAGTACCAGGAGTTGAGCGTGCGCCGGTGGCGGGCGCGCTGTTCCCCGAAGCGCTCGCGGTGCCGGAACATCCGCAGCAGCGCGGTGGTGGTGTCGATGCGCAGTGCGTGCAGCCCGAGCCAGCCGTCGGCCATCCCCGGGTCGATCCGGACCGCCGCGCGGAACTCCTCCTCCGCCTGCGGATAGGCCCCCATCGTGTAGGCGTCCACACCTCGCAGCCAGGCGAGGTCGGCCGGGGCCTCGGGGCCCTGCGTGCCGAAGTCCATCACGTCCCCCACATACCGTGCCCCCGTTTGAGTGCCGGTCGGGCCGGTGCCCGTCGGCAGCCTTCGTCGAACCGCTGTGCTGTGGACGGGAGTTGTGCGTTCGGTGCGGAGAGCAGCCGTCCGAAGGTCGCACCGAGAGGCATCGTACCCGCGGGGTGGGGCCCGGCCGAAGAGTGCCCGCACGACGGGTTCTTCGAGGTGGGAGCACATGGGGCGCACTCAGCTCGGTGACCGAGGGTGAGCGAAACATGTCGAAGTGCGTCCGGAATCCGGAATGAGGACAGAACGAAGCCCCCGATCACGGGGGAACAACCGGGGGCTTCGCGTCTGTCGGCGACTCCGAAGAGCCGCACATTGGAAACGTAAGACCTGTACGGCCCCCCGGTCAAGCCGAGTTGAAGCACTTGGGGCAGTTCTCGGACACGCCTCTTCACAGGTTCAGCACACAGGCGATGACCCGTCACGGTGCGTGACAATCTGGTCTGGTCCAGCAGTCCCAGCAGGTCCCTTAAGCACCTCAAACCCCTCTGAAAACCCCCGCACCAAGAGATCGGCAAAGGGCCGAGAAGGGTCATCGGCGAAGTGGCGGCGCTCGGCGACGACCCACCCTTCCCAGAAGTCGCTCTGCTCCGCACCATCCCGCTGCCGGCCTCGCGCCCAGGCGTCCTCGGGCGCGGACTCCATCCACAGCAGGCACGCCAGAAACGGCCGCAACGCTCGGCGTCCCGCGCCCACGCCTTCGACGAGCACCACGGGCGCGGGCGGCAGGGCGCGGACCGGCCCGAAGCGGCGCGCCAGCCAGTCGTACGCCCGGTAGTGCGCCCGTTCACCGCGGCTCAGCGGCTCTACGACGTCCCGGAGCAGCCGTTCCGTCCACGCGAACAGTTCCTCGTGGGTGGCGATGTCATCGAGGTGCAGTAGGGGTGCACCGCCCAGCGCCTCGGCCAGCCGCCCCGCGAACGTCGTCTTTCCGGAGCCCGCGTGCCCGTCGACGCCGATCAGGCGGACGGGGCCGCAGGAAGGCGGCAGTCGGCGGAGGCGGGAGGCGAGGGCATCGGGCGAGGTGTGCACATTGCCAGGGTATTTCCCGATCGTTGTGCCAATGGTTGTGACCAATATTGATCGGTGCCACGACCCCTGAAGTGCTGGCAGCGCGCAGCACGGCCCTCCATAGTGGGCCGCACACCCGCACTCAAGGACTCGCCCGTTCCGGAAACCTGGGGGTCGCCCACACATGACCAGAGCCCAACAGCCCTCCCGCAGAAGCCTCTTGGCCGTGGCGATGGCCGCGGCAGCGGCGGGCGCCGCGAGCCCGGCGGCCGCCGCCGGCTCCTCCGCCCGCACCGCGCCCGCCCCCTCGAAAGCGCCGTCCCGCCAGGTCGACAACCGCGCCTGGACCTCGTACGCCGACTGGCGCGGCGGCACCGCGAAGGGCACCCGAGCCGTCTCCGGGAAACGCCCCGGCCTGGTGATCGCGACCCCCGCGGGCCGCACCGACTACGCGGACCCGCACACCGGCAAGACGGCCACCTGGGAGTACGCGCGCTGGACCTCGCCCGTCCACCGCCTCGCCGTACCCTCGACCGAGGTCATCGCCTCCTGGAACGCGCACACTCCGGCCGGCACCTGGCTCCAGATCGAGCTGGCGGGCACCTACTCCGACGGCACCAAGACCCCCTGGTACGTGATGGGCCGCTGGGCGGCCGACGACCAGGACATCAGGCGGACCTCGGTGGACGACCAGAGCGACGACAAGAGCAGCGTCTGGACGGACACCTTCGCCATCGACGACCCGGCCTCCGGCCTGCGCCTCGACTCGTACCGGCTGCGGCTGACCTTGTACCGCAAGCCCGGCACGAAGATCACGCCGACCGTGTGGCGGCTTGGCGCGATGGGCTCCGACATCCCGGACCGCTTCACCGTCCCGGCCTCGAAGCCCGCACTCGCCAAGGAGCTGACGGTGCCGCGGTACTCGCAGGAGACCCACATCGGCCAGTACCCGGAGTACGACAACGGCGGCGAGGCCTGGTGCAGCCCCACCTCCTCGCAGATGATCATCGAGTACTGGGGGCGGAAGCCCACGGCCGAGGACCTGGCCTGGGTCAATCCCGACTTCGCGGATCCGCAGGTGTGCCATGCCGCCCGGTTCACCTACGACTACCAGTACGAGGGCTGCGGCAACTGGCCCTTCAACGCCGCGTACGCCGCCACGTACAAGGACCTGCAGGGCGTGGTGACGCGGCTCGGTTCACTCGGTGATCTGGAAACGCTGATCGCGGCGGGCATCCCGGTCATCACGTCCCAGTCGTTCCTCGAGTCGGAGCTGCCCGGAGCGGGATACGGCACCGCGGGCCATCTGATGACCGTCATCGGGTTCACGGCCGACGGTGACGTGATCGCCAACGACCCGAACTCACCGAGCAACGAGGCGGTGCGGCGGGTCTACCAGCGGCGCGCCTGGGAGAACATCTGGCTCCGTACCAAGAGGTACAACGCTTCCGGGAACGTGGCCTCCGGGACCGGCGGCGTCTGTTACCTCTACTTCCCGGCGCATCCCACGGCACGCCAGCGGAAGGCGCTGGCGGCGGTCGGCGTCCGCTGACCGGGCGCTGACCTGGGGGTCTGGGCATTCGGGACGTGACCAAGCTCTCTCCCGCACAGGCCGATTCGGGTGGCAAGGTGGACAGCCCCGTGACCTCCGGGACGCGGGGAGTCCACCGACCCGAAGCCGATACGAGCGAGCTGCCATGACCGCGAACTCCGCCACCGCCGGACGCCCTCAGACCCGTACCGGCGGCCCCGACGACGACGGCTCGAAGATCGTCGAGCACCTTGCCGGCTGGACCCTCGTGGTGGTGCTCGCGATGCTCGTCACACAGCTCGGAATGATCTGACGGCTGGCCTGCGGGTCTGCGAAAGCCGTCGAAGAGAGTCGAACGGGCAGGTGGTGGAGGTCTGCCATACTGCCTGCGAAAGTTTCGGAGGCAGTTGAAGACCAGGGCTGGAATTGAACCAAAGTCAACGGCACGGCGACCGCCCACACGCACGCGGCACCGACCGCTCCTTGGCCCGACGTGCCGAACTCATCGCGATCGGTCGGAAGTTATTCGCCGACACGTCCTACGACACCCTGTCGATGGATGACATCGCCAAGCAGGCACATGTCGCCAAGGGCTTGATCTACTACTACTTCAAGTCCAAGCGCGGCTACTACCTGGCGATCATCGAGGACTCGGTGGCCGACCTGATCTCCCGCGCGGCCGGCGGCCTCGAACTGCCGCCCGAGGAACGGGTCCACCGCACCATCGACAGCTATCTGCGTCACGCCGAGCAGCACCAGGCCGCGTACCGCGCGATCATCACCGGCGGCGTCGGCTTCGATGCCGAGGTCCTCGCCATCCGCGACGGCGTGCGCGAAGCCATCATCGAGACCATCGCCGAGGGAGCGTACGGCAGGCGCAAGGTCGCCGCGCTGCCCCGCACGGCGCTGCTCGGCTGGCTGTGCAGTGTCGAGGGCGCCACCCTCGACTGGATCGACCACCAGGCGCTCTCGCGCGACGTGATGCGTGAACTGCTGGTGAAGATGCTCGGCGGCGCCCTTCGGGTGATCGAGGACCTCGACCCCTCGTATCCGGCGCCCGAGGCCGCCCGCCAGGTCTGAGCGAAGAGCGGGGGTCCGCCGACCCCCGCCCCAAGTGACGTACGGAACAAGCTAGTTGATCGCCTTGATCAGCTGGCCGTCCGAGGTGTCACCGCTCAGTTCCCAGAAGAACGTGCCTCCCAGGCCCTGCTCGTTCTTGTAGGCCATCTTCCCTGCGATGGTCGACGGGGTGTCGTAACTCCACCAGTCGCTGCCGCACTTGGCGTACGCCGTGCCACCGACCGTGCCCGTCGCCGGGCACTTCGACTTGAGCACCTTGTAGTCGTCGATGCCCTGCTCGTACGTCCCCGCCGCCGGACCGGTGGCGGAGCCGCCGGGCGCCTCCTGGGTGACACCGGTCCAGCCGCGCCCGTAGAAGCCGATGCCGAGCAGCAGCTTGGAGGCCGGGATGCCGAGTCCCTTGAGCTTGGCGATCGTCGCGGAGGAGTGGAACTCCGCCTTCGGAATCCCCGGATACGAGGTCAGCGGCGAGTGCGGAGCCGTCGGACCGGTCGCGTCAAAGGCGCCGAAGAAGTCGTACGTCATCGGGAGATACCAGTCGACGTACTGCGCGGCACCCGCGTAGTCCGTCGCCTCGATCTTGCCGCCGCTGGTGGCGTCGGCCGGGATCGCCGCCGTGACCAGCGAGGAGCCGCCGAACTTCGCGCGCACCGCCGACATCAGGTTCCCGTACGCCTCGCGGCCGCTGGTGTCGCAGGTCAGACCGCAGGCGTTCGGGTACTCCCAGTCGATGTCGATCCCGTCGAAGACGTCCGCCCACTTGGAGTTCTCGACCAGGTCGTAGCAGGACTGGGCGAAGGCGGCCGGATTCTTGGCGGCCTCGGTGAAGCCGCCGGACCAGGTCCAGCCCCCGAAGGACCAGAGGATCTTGAGGTCCGGGTGCTTCTTCTTCAGCTTACGCAGCTGGTTGAAGGTGCCGCGCAAGGGCTGGTCCCAGGTGTCGGCGACGCCGTCGACGGACTCGGCCGCGGTGTACGTCCGTTCCGTCGCCGCGTAGGAGTCGCCCATGGCGCACTTGCCGCCGGTGACGTTGCCGAAGGCGTAGTTGATGTGGGTGAGCCTGTCCGCCGAGCCGGACGTGTCGATGTTCTTGACGAAGTACTGGCGCTGGTAGGTGCCCCATTCGGCGAAGTAGCCGATGACCTTGGAGCCGTCGGCGGCTTTGCTCGGCGATTTCCCTGCCGAGTCTGACGCCTTGGCATCTTGCGAGGCCGTTGCGGGGCCCGCGCCGGCGAGCAGTCCCGCACCGAGGACGGCGCAGCACAGGGCGGAGAGGAGTGTCCGGAAGCGGGCGTGGGGACGTTGCGGTCTGAGCATCTGGTCTCCTCGTGGGGGAGGGGAGCGTGGGGGGAGTGGTGCCGGCCCTGCCGAGGGGTGTTCGGGCAGGACGGTACCGCTTGGCATGAACGCGTTCGTCGCTGGGGGAACAGTAGGAGGACTAGACCAGTGCGTCAATGGTTCGGACCAATCCAGATGTGTTCTAATTAACGACCGTTAACCGGTGACGCGCTGACGCGGATCGGGCATACTCACAGCGCGCAGCCGCTGGTCAGCTCCTTCTGTGACCCGGAGGGACAGCATCGGCTGGGCACTGTGAGACCCGGTGGACCCACCGCATCCAAGGTCGGCGTCCGCCGAAGTGCCCAACAGGGAGGAGAGCGTCGCCATGCCCGACCGCGCCCCGCAGCCGGTGGACCGGCAACTGCCCACGGACGAGGCCAGGGATCTGATCTCCCTCGTCCGCGACATCGCGCAGCGCGAGATCGCCCCCAAGGCGGCCGAGGAGGAAGACGCCGGACGCTTCCCGCGCGACGTCTTCACACTGCTCTCCGAGTCAGGGCTGCTCGGCCTGCCGTACGACTCCGAATACGGCGGCGGTGACCAGCCGTACGAGGTCTACCTCCAGGTCCTCGAAGAGCTCGCCGCGGCCCGGCTGACCGTAGGCCTCGGCGTCAGCGTGCACTCGCTGTCCTGTCACGCCCTCGCCCACTACGGCACCAAGGAACAGCAGGTCGAGCATCTGCCGGCCATGCTCGGCGGTGGCCTCCTCGGGGCGTACTGTCTCTCCGAGCCGTCCTCCGGATCCGATGCCGCCGGAATGCGCACGAAGGCGGAGCGGGACGGGGACGACTGGGTGCTCACGGGCACCAAGGCGTGGATCACTCATGGCGGGATCGCCGACTTCTACACCGTGTTCGCGCGCAGCGGCGGCGAGGGGACGCGTGGCATCACGGCGTTCCTGGTGCCCGGTGACGCCGAAGGGCTGAGCGCGGCGGTGCCGGAGAAGAAGATGGGCCTCAAGGGCTCGCCCACGGCTCAGATCCACCTCGATGGGGTGCGGATCTCCGACGACCGGCGCATCGGCGACGAGGGCCAGGGCTTCGCGATCGCCCTGTCCGCACTCGACTCCGGGCGGCTCGGCATCGCGGCCTGTGCGATCGGCGTGGCCCAGGCGGCGCTGGACGAGGCGGTCGCGTACGCCACCGGGCGCGAGCAGTTCGGGCGGCGGATCGCGGACTTCCAAGGTCTGCGCTTCATGCTCGCGGACATGGCGACCCAGATCGAGGCGGGCCGGGCGCTCTATCTCGCGGCCGCCCGGCTGCGCGACGCGGGGCGGCCGTTCTCCAAGCAGGCGGCCATGGCGAAGCTGCTGTGCACGGACGCCGCGATGAAGGTCACCACGGACGCCGTCCAGGTACTCGGGGGGTACGGCTACACCGCGGACTTCCCCGTCGAGCGCTACATGCGCGAGGCCAAGGTGCTGCAGATCGTCGAGGGCACGAATCAGATCCAGCGGATGGTCATCGCCCGTCACCTCGCTGGTCCCGAGTCACGGTGAACAACCGCCCGTACCCATAGCCGTACATGGCCGAGGGCGCGACAAGCCGCGCCCACTCGGGGTCGTGCCGCCCCGGCAGGGTCCGCCCCCGCTTGGCCCAAGTACGCATCAGGGCACGGTAGATGGGCGGATCCTGGGGCTGCTGCCGCGAAGCTTGCGGCGGCTGCGCCTGCGGTGTCTTCGCCTGCGGCTTCTCAGGCTGCTTCTGCGTGCTCGGCTGCGACGCACTCTTGGAAGCCGACTCCGCGGCTGCCGGAACGATAATCCTGCGGCGCCGACTCGTCTCTGCGTAAGTGGAGGTCATACCCGGGCCAACGCACCGAGCCCGGACAAGTCACCAGCAACGGATTCGCCCGTCAGTTCACGGCGGCGCCCGTACGGGGGTCTACCGCGCCCCGTCAGGGGCGCGGGGCTGTATCGACGTGCGGCCTTGCCGTGGGGGCGCCACCAGCGCCCCTTTAGGGGCGCGGGGAACTGCGCGAGCAACCACAACGAACCCGCACCTCAGAAACTGCCGAACCCAGCGGAGCGCCTACGCGGCCTGGCGGCGGCGCATCACCGGCACCCGGATGGGCCGCGAGCCCGGGCCGCCGACGTGCGAGAAGGGCTGCGTACGCCAGTCGAGCCCCTGAGGCAGCGTCAACAGCAGCGCGGTGTCCTGCTCCTGAGCCTCCATCGACTCGTCTGCGGGCCGGGCCTCGGCCGCCGCGCGCCCCGTACCGGCACAGACCGTGAGCCCGAACGGGTTCCACGGCGTGGCGCACAGTGCGTGCTCCGGCAGCACCTCCTCGTCCGCGAGGAGCGCGATGGGCTGCGCGCAGTCCGGG carries:
- a CDS encoding acyl-CoA dehydrogenase family protein, producing MPDRAPQPVDRQLPTDEARDLISLVRDIAQREIAPKAAEEEDAGRFPRDVFTLLSESGLLGLPYDSEYGGGDQPYEVYLQVLEELAAARLTVGLGVSVHSLSCHALAHYGTKEQQVEHLPAMLGGGLLGAYCLSEPSSGSDAAGMRTKAERDGDDWVLTGTKAWITHGGIADFYTVFARSGGEGTRGITAFLVPGDAEGLSAAVPEKKMGLKGSPTAQIHLDGVRISDDRRIGDEGQGFAIALSALDSGRLGIAACAIGVAQAALDEAVAYATGREQFGRRIADFQGLRFMLADMATQIEAGRALYLAAARLRDAGRPFSKQAAMAKLLCTDAAMKVTTDAVQVLGGYGYTADFPVERYMREAKVLQIVEGTNQIQRMVIARHLAGPESR
- a CDS encoding peptidase C39 family protein — protein: MTRAQQPSRRSLLAVAMAAAAAGAASPAAAAGSSARTAPAPSKAPSRQVDNRAWTSYADWRGGTAKGTRAVSGKRPGLVIATPAGRTDYADPHTGKTATWEYARWTSPVHRLAVPSTEVIASWNAHTPAGTWLQIELAGTYSDGTKTPWYVMGRWAADDQDIRRTSVDDQSDDKSSVWTDTFAIDDPASGLRLDSYRLRLTLYRKPGTKITPTVWRLGAMGSDIPDRFTVPASKPALAKELTVPRYSQETHIGQYPEYDNGGEAWCSPTSSQMIIEYWGRKPTAEDLAWVNPDFADPQVCHAARFTYDYQYEGCGNWPFNAAYAATYKDLQGVVTRLGSLGDLETLIAAGIPVITSQSFLESELPGAGYGTAGHLMTVIGFTADGDVIANDPNSPSNEAVRRVYQRRAWENIWLRTKRYNASGNVASGTGGVCYLYFPAHPTARQRKALAAVGVR
- a CDS encoding glycoside hydrolase family 18 protein; translation: MLRPQRPHARFRTLLSALCCAVLGAGLLAGAGPATASQDAKASDSAGKSPSKAADGSKVIGYFAEWGTYQRQYFVKNIDTSGSADRLTHINYAFGNVTGGKCAMGDSYAATERTYTAAESVDGVADTWDQPLRGTFNQLRKLKKKHPDLKILWSFGGWTWSGGFTEAAKNPAAFAQSCYDLVENSKWADVFDGIDIDWEYPNACGLTCDTSGREAYGNLMSAVRAKFGGSSLVTAAIPADATSGGKIEATDYAGAAQYVDWYLPMTYDFFGAFDATGPTAPHSPLTSYPGIPKAEFHSSATIAKLKGLGIPASKLLLGIGFYGRGWTGVTQEAPGGSATGPAAGTYEQGIDDYKVLKSKCPATGTVGGTAYAKCGSDWWSYDTPSTIAGKMAYKNEQGLGGTFFWELSGDTSDGQLIKAIN
- a CDS encoding TetR/AcrR family transcriptional regulator encodes the protein MNQSQRHGDRPHARGTDRSLARRAELIAIGRKLFADTSYDTLSMDDIAKQAHVAKGLIYYYFKSKRGYYLAIIEDSVADLISRAAGGLELPPEERVHRTIDSYLRHAEQHQAAYRAIITGGVGFDAEVLAIRDGVREAIIETIAEGAYGRRKVAALPRTALLGWLCSVEGATLDWIDHQALSRDVMRELLVKMLGGALRVIEDLDPSYPAPEAARQV
- a CDS encoding SCO1431 family membrane protein, with the translated sequence MTANSATAGRPQTRTGGPDDDGSKIVEHLAGWTLVVVLAMLVTQLGMI